Proteins encoded together in one Urocitellus parryii isolate mUroPar1 chromosome 3, mUroPar1.hap1, whole genome shotgun sequence window:
- the C3H7orf25 gene encoding UPF0415 protein C7orf25 homolog, translated as MSAHSMLCERIAIAKELIKRAESLSRSRKGGIEGGAKLCSKLKAELKFLQKVEAGKVAIKESHLQSTNLTHLRAIVESAENLEEVVSVLHVFGYTDTLGEKQTLVVDVVANGGHTWVKAIGRKAEALHNIWLGRGQYGDKSIIEQAEDFLQASHQQPVQYSNPHIIFAFYNSVSSPMAEKLKEMGISVRGDIVAVNSLLDHPEELQLSESESDDEGPELLQVTRVDRENILASVAFPTEIKVDVCKRVNLDITTLITYVSALSYGGCRFIFKEKVLTEQAEQERKEQVLPQLEAFMKDKELFACESAVKDFQSILDTLGGPGERERATMLIKRINVVPDQPSERALRLVASSKINSRSLTIFGTGDTLKAITMTANSGFVRAANNQGVKFSVFIHQPRALTESKEALATPLPNNYTNVDSEQ; from the coding sequence ATGTCTGCACACTCCATGCTCTGTGAACGAATCGCCATAGCCAAGGAACTGATTAAGAGAGCAGAATCACTTTCTAGATCAAGAAAAGGTGGCATAGAAGGTGGTGCAAAGCTGTGCAGCAAATTGAAAGCAGAATTAAAATTCTTACAGAAAGTAGAAGCTGGGAAAGTAGCTATTAAAGAATCCCATTTGCAAAGCACAAATCTAACACATCTGAGAGCCATTGTGGAATCAGCAGAAAACCTGGAAGAAGTTGTTAGTGTTCTCCATGTCTTTGGTTACACAGATACCTTGGGAGAAAAGCAGACCCTTGTAGTGGATGTAGTTGCAAATGGTGGTCATACTTGGGTGAAAGCCATTGGCCGAAAGGCTGAAGCACTGCACAATATCTGGCTGGGCAGGGGCCAGTATGGAGACAAAAGCATCATTGAGCAGGCTGAAGACTTCCTCCAGGCCAGTCACCAGCAGCCAGTGCAGTATAGCAACCCTCACATCATCTTTGCATTTTACAACAGTGTCTCCAGCCCCATGGCAGAGAAGCTGAAAGAAATGGGCATATCTGTGAGAGGAGACATAGTAGCAGTCAACTCTCTGTTAGATCACCCTGAGGAGCTCCAGCTAAGTGAGAGTGAATCGGATGACGAGGGCCCAGAACTTTTGCAGGTGACCAGAGTAGACCGGGAAAATATACTAGCAAGTGTTGCATTTCCAACAGAGATTAAGGTTGATGTGTGTAAAAGAGTAAATCTGGACATTACTACTTTAATCACGTATGTATCTGCCCTCAGCTATGGAGGCTGCCGCtttatcttcaaagaaaaagTGCTCACAGAACAAGCAGAGCAAGAGAGGAAAGAGCAGGTTCTACCTCAGCTGGAGGCGTTTATGAAGGACAAGGAATTGTTTGCTTGTGAATCTGCTGTCAAGGATTTTCAGTCTATTCTAGATACTTTAGGAGGacctggggagagagagagggctaCTATGCTAATTAAGCGAATTAATGTGGTGCCAGACCAGCCTTCTGAGCGTGCCTTGAGACTAGTGGCCAGTTCAAAAATTAATAGCCGTTCATTAACAATTTTTGGGACAGGAGACACCCTAAAAGCCATCACAATGACTGCCAACAGTGGTTTTGTTAGAGCTGCAAACAACCAAGGTGTTAAGTTTAGTGTGTTTATCCATCAGCCTAGAGCACTTACTGAAAGTAAAGAGGCTCTGGCCACCCCCTTACCAAACAACTACACAAATGTTGACAGTGAACAATAA